A DNA window from Vigna unguiculata cultivar IT97K-499-35 chromosome 10, ASM411807v1, whole genome shotgun sequence contains the following coding sequences:
- the LOC114167228 gene encoding cytochrome P450 81E8-like, with protein MAMLYLALLILLFLFSLKLLFQTRRFRNLPPGPMSYPIIGNLLQLKQPYHRTFAQMSQKYGQVFSLWFGSRLVVVVCSQSAVQECFTKNDIVLANRPHFLFGKYISYDNSTILHSSYGDHWRHLRRILSLEVVSNNRLTSFYEVRRDEIMRLVQKLANLSRNQFTKVDLKNMFMETSFNTMTRIVAGKRLFGDDCDVNDVEKAKEFKIIIKELVILAGVNNRGDFLPFVRWFDFDNLEKKLKGFGKRTDAFLQELIEERRNGNNNGNTMIDHLLAQQRSQPEQYTDQIIKGLSLSLLLAGTDTSALTLEWTMANLLNHPEVIKKATKEINTHVGSNRLVEESDMSKLPYIQCIVYETLRLHPAAPIWSPHLSSEDCTVGKYNLPKDTIVLVNAWAAHMDPKMWSEPTHFKPERFEKESEVNRLLSFGLGRRACPGSNLAQRTVGLSIALLLQCFEWKRISKEEIDMSEANGITISRKNPLEAMCQLRQSPTVKDVY; from the exons ATGGCTATGTTGTATTTGGCTTTGCTCATTCTGCTCTTTCTGTTTTCCCTGAAGCTCTTGTTCCAAACAAGAAGATTCAGAAACCTTCCTCCAGGACCAATGTCTTACCCTATAATCGGAAACCTCTTACAACTGAAACAGCCTTACCACCGCACATTCGCTCAAATGTCACAAAAATACGGCCAAGTCTTCTCTCTCTGGTTCGGTTCCCGACTCGTTGTCGTCGTTTGTTCACAATCCGCGGTGCAAGAATGCTTCACCAAAAACGACATCGTCTTGGCCAACCGACCTCACTTTCTCTTTGGCAAATACATCAGCTACGATAACAGCACCATCCTTCACTCTTCCTACGGCGACCACTGGCGCCACCTCCGTCGCATCTTGTCGCTCGAGGTTGTCTCAAACAACCGTTTGACCTCCTTCTACGAAGTCCGAAGAGACGAGATCATGAGGCTGGTGCAAAAGCTCGCTAACCTCTCACGCAACCAATTTACCAAAGTGGATCTTAAAAACAT GTTTATGGAAACGTCATTTAACACTATGACGAGAATCGTAGCCGGTAAGAGACTCTTTGGTGACGACTGTGATGTGAATGATGTGGAGAAAGcaaaagaattcaaaattatcattaaagAGTTGGTGATATTAGCGGGAGTTAATAATCGTGGAGACTTCTTGCCTTTCGTGAGATGgtttgattttgataatttggaGAAGAAGCTAAAAGGATTTGGTAAAAGAACAGATGCATTCTTACAAGAACTCATCGAAGAGCGTCGTAATGGAAATAACAATGGAAATACTATGATAGACCATCTCCTTGCTCAACAACGATCGCAACCTGAACAATACACTGATCAAATCATCAAAGGACTTTCTCTG AGCTTGCTACTTGCCGGAACAGATACATCAGCTCTGACTTTAGAATGGACAATGGCTAATTTATTGAACCATCCAGAAGTTATAAAGAAAGCAACAAAGGAAATAAACACTCATGTTGGATCAAATCGTCTCGTAGAGGAATCTGACATGTCAAAACTCCCTTATATTCAATGCATTGTTTACGAGACACTTCGACTGCATCCTGCGGCTCCAATTTGGTCACCACATTTGTCTTCAGAAGATTGCACCGTAGGAAAATATAATCTCCCAAAAGACACAATTGTGTTGGTCAATGCATGGGCTGCTCATATGGATCCAAAAATGTGGAGTGAGCCAACACACTTTAAGCCTGAAAGGTTTGAAAAGGAAAGTGAAGTAAATAGATTACTTTCATTCGGGTTAGGAAGGAGGGCTTGCCCTGGATCAAACTTGGCGCAACGTACAGTTGGCTTATCCATAGCTTTATTGCTTCAATGTTTTGAGTGGAAACGAATTAGTAAGGAAGAAATTGACATGTCTGAAGCAAATGGAATTACCATATCAAGAAAAAATCCATTGGAAGCTATGTGCCAACTTCGTCAATCACCAACGGTTAAGGATGTGTACTAA